Sequence from the Rhizobium sp. TH2 genome:
TTTGAGCATGATACCTTTTTCCATTCTCGACCTCTCGCAGGTCGTCGAAGGCGGCACCGTCGAAAAAAGCTTCAGAAACACCGCCCGCATGGCGAAAGCCGCCGAAGACGCCGGCTATCTGCGCTACTGGCTTGCCGAACACCATGGCATGCCGGCGGTCGCGAGTTCGGCAACATCCGTGCTGATCGGCCATGTCGGCCACGCGACGTCGAAGATCCGCATCGGCTCGGGCGGCATCATGCTGCCCAACCACGCACCGCTGGTGATCGCCGAGCAGTTCGGCACGCTGGCCGCGCTGTTTCCGGGCCGCGTCGATCTTGGCCTCGGCCGCGCGCCGGGCACCGATATGCGGACCGCCCGGGCATTGCGCCGTGATCTTGAAGCAGGCGCCCACACATTCCCCAACGATATCCTGGAACTCCAGCGCCTGTTCGGCCCCGTGGAAGATGGCCAGCAGATCCTCGCCATGCCGGGCGTCAATTCCAACGTGCCGATTTGGCTTCTCGGCTCCAGCCTATACTCCGCCCATCTGGCGGCCGCCCTCGGCCTGCCCTATGCCTTCGCCTCGCATTTCGCGCCGGATGCGCTGATGGATGCGATCGCCATCTATCGCGAGCGCTTCCAACCCTCGGCGCAATTGGAGAAGCCCTATGTCATGGCGGGCATCATGGGCGTGGTGGCTGATACGGACGCCGAGGCCAAATATCATTTCACCTCGGCCCAGCTTCAATTCATCAATCTGAGACGCAATACACGCGGCTATTTCCCCAAGCCGGTCGAAAGCATGGACGAGCACTGGACCGAGAGCGAGAGATACAATGTCGAGCACACGCTGCAATATGCGATCGTCGGCTCGCCGAAGACCGCCGAGCGTGATCTCGCCGATTTCATCCGGGTCACCGGGATCGATGAGCTGATCATCTCCATGCCGATATCAGATGTCGATGCGCGGCTGAGGTCGATCGAGCTTTTCGCCGGCCTCGACACGATCGTCCGCAAGGCCGCATGAAAAAGCCCGGAGCGAACCGTCGCTCCGGGCTTATTTTTCTGAGAGACGCCCGGCTCAGGCCGACAGCTTGGCCATGACCTCTTCGGGAATGTCCATATTGGTATAGACATTCTGCACGTCGTCGTCGTCTTCGAGCGAGTCGGTCATCTTCATCAGCGATTGCGCGCGCTCTTCATCGACCGGCACTGAATTCTGCGGCTTCCAGATCGCCTTGACCGTCGAGGCTTCGCCGAGCTGGGCTTCGAGCGCCTTGGACACTTCATTCATCGATTCGAAGGCGCAGTAGATGTAGTGCCCTTCCTCGTCTGTTTCGACGTCGTCGGCGCCGGCTTCGATCGCCGCTTCCATCATCTTGTCGGCATCGCCAGCCGAGAGCGGATAGACAATCTCGCCGACATGATCGAAGGAAAAGGACACCGAGCCGGTTTCGCCGAGTGCACCGCCGCCCTTGGTGAAGATCGAACGGACATTGGAGGCCGTGCGGTTGCGGTTGTCGGTCAGCGCCTCGACGATGACGGCGATACCGCCGGGACCATAGCCCTCGTAGCGGACCTGATCGTAAGTCTCGGCATCGGCACCAGAGGCCTTCTTGATCGCGCGGTCGATATTGTCCTTCGGCATCGATTGCGCCTTGGCGTTCTGGATTGCCAGGCGAAGTGCGGCGTTCATCGTCGGGTCGGGCAGGCCCGCCTTGGCGGCAACCGTGATTTCGCGCGCGAGCTTGGAGAACATCTTCGAACGGATGCCGTCCTGCTTGCCCTTGCGGTGCATGATGTTCTTGAACTGTGAATGGCCGGCCATGGCACCCCTATGCGTCCTGTTATCCCTAGAGGCGGCCTTATATTGCCGGAAAAGGCCGTATTCAAGAGGGCTCCCACGCGTTTCAGGTTCGCAATGTCGGTCAGACGCCCTTCAGGACATAGATGGTCGGCTTCTTCGGTAGCGTGCGGATGGACACCTGCATCGTATCCTCCGGCGATCTGAACACGTCATATTCGGAGCCGAACATGCCGAGGAAATCGTCGATCACCGGGCCACGGCGGTGCATGGGCAATATCACCGAGGAGCGCAGCCGCTGCACCACCTTGCTCATCGATTGCTTGCCCATGGTCAGCCCGCCATCGACGGGCACCATCAGCACATCGAGCCTGCCGATTTCGGCGTAATGCCCTTCAGCGAGTTCGTGATGCAGGTGGCCGAGATGGCCGATGCACAGGCCGGCGACTTCGAAGATGAAGATCGAATTGCCGTTTTCCTCGAACGTGCCCCACCGCCGGATGTCGGTCGTCACGTTGCGGATGAACGTATCGCCCACCATCAGCTCATGCTTGATCGCCTCGCCCGGCGTCTCGCTCCAGCCATGCAGGACATGCTGGATTCCGGGGTCGGGCGTCAGTGTATAGTGGGTGGTGTGCGCGTGGTTCATGGTCGCCACCATGGGCGGGACAGGCGGCTTGTACCAACCGTTGTAATCCGTGGCGATTGTAACGCCGCCGGGCGTCTGGATGTAGAATGTCGAATGGCCGAGATAAGTGATCGTCACCGGCTCGTCGGTCACGGCGGCCAGTTGCAGCTTGGCAGAATCGGCATCGGGCTCGAAACGGGCAAAAGTCGCGCCCGGCAGGCTGCCGGCAATCGCCTGACACTGGCTGAAGTGGCGGGGTTTTTCTTCCTGCGCATGTGCCGCGGCGGCCACGAACCCAACGGCAACCATTACCGATAAAAGCCATCGGAGCATTGCGCATACCTCCATTCAGCCTTGTTGCGCTGCGAAGGATGCGGCAGCATCATACGATCGTCCAGCCTGAAAAGCCTGGGCGCGCTCACAATGCCGTTATCGTTCGGATTGGACGGATGTGCTATGCCCAGAACTCGGGCACGGTCTCCTTGAGGCGCGGGCCAAGCCGGAGCGGCGCAATATTTTCCGCCAAGCCCGTTCGGTCAGAAATATCGACACCGACACCACAGATCGTGGCGGGACCCGATGCCGCCTCGAAGCGGCCGCGCGGCACCTTGGAGAGGAACCGGTTGAGCGGCTCCTCCTTCTCCATGCCGAGCGAGGAATCATAGTCGCCGCACATGCCCGCATCCGAGAGATAGGCCGTGCCGCCGTTCAGGATCTGGTGGTCGGCGGTCGGCACATGGGTGTGGGTGCCGACGACGAAGCTCGCACGGCCATCGACGAAATGCCCGAAGCACTGCTTTTCGCTGGTCGCCTCGGCGTGAAAATCGAAGATAATCGCATCGGCCTGCTCGCCCAGCGGACAAGCCGCAAGAATGCCCTCGGCCGCCTTGAAGGGATCGTCGAGATCGGGGCTCATGAACACCCGCCCCATGATATTGGCAACGAGGACGCGCGCACCGTTCCGCGCCATATAGACGCCCGATCCCTTGCCCGGCGTGCCGGCGGGATAGTTGGCCGGACGCAGGAACTGGTCGTGGCGATCGGCGAAGATCAGCGCCTCGCGCTGGTCCCAGACATGGTTGCCCGTGGTCATCACATCGGCGCCCGCGCCGATCGTGGAATTGAGGATATCCTCGGTGATCCCGAAACCACCGGCGGCATTCTCGCCATTGACGATGACGAAATCGAGCCTGAAGTCCGATATCAGGCCGGGCAGCCGGTCGAACACCGCTTGCCGCCCCGTCCGCCCCACCATGTCTCCGAGAAACAGCAGCCTCATGCCAGTTCCTTCCCGAAGACCTTGAGGCCGCTTTCGGTCAGGATCGCATCGAGCGCGACGTCATGGTCCTCGGCCGGGATCACCTCGATCTCCTGGCAATCGAAGGCCACACCGATCAATTGCGGGCGCTTCCCCCTGGCATGAAGATCAGAAATAACGCGGTCGTAGAATCCGGCACCATAGCCGATGCGGTGACCCAGGCGATCATAGGCCGAAAGCGGCACGAGCATCACGTCGGGATCGACCACCCTCGCCTCCGGGCCCGGCCCCGATGTGCCGAACCCCGTCTTGACGAGCGGCGCCCCGGCGATGAGTTCGCGGAATATGATCGTATGCCTGTTGACGACCACGGGCATGGAGAGGCGCCCGCCACGATCCTTCAGCCGTTGCATCAAGGGCCGCACATCCACCTCCGAACGGATCGGGAAGAAGCCGGATATTTCCTGGCCCGGCTCGAAGACAATGCCCTCTCCGCCGGCATCGGCGATCAGCATGCTTTTTTCTATGCGGTTTTCGGTGGGAATGGCATCGCGTGCAGCAAGTCTTTCCGCGCGCAACTGCGCCTTCAGCGCCTTGGAAATCATTCGTCTTCTTTCTCAGTCTTTATGGGCAACCCTATTAGGCCGAATTCCCGCCGTGGGCAATCCGGAGCATGCTGCGCATGTCTCTCGCTCATTTCTGAAGCAGGCTTGCCGCGATGTTGATCGTCAGCGCCAGAATAATGGTGTTGAAGAAATAGGATATGATCGAATGGATCAGAACCAGCACCCGCATGGCGCGGGATTCGATCGCGATATCGGCCGTCTGGTTGGCCACGCCTATCGTGAAGGTGAAGTAGAGAAAATCGAGATAGTCGGGCTCCCTGGTGCCCGGAAATTTCAACCCCTGGCTCTCCTGGATATCGGCCGTCTTTAGATCCCGGTCGACGTAGAATTCGTGAGCATAATGCTCCGTGAAGATGACGTGGATGAAGCTCCACGCCGTCAGGATCGTCAGCCCCGACAAGCCGATATAGAGGCCGGCATCACCGCCGGAACGGTCGCGAAGATTTATCAGCT
This genomic interval carries:
- a CDS encoding LLM class flavin-dependent oxidoreductase gives rise to the protein MIPFSILDLSQVVEGGTVEKSFRNTARMAKAAEDAGYLRYWLAEHHGMPAVASSATSVLIGHVGHATSKIRIGSGGIMLPNHAPLVIAEQFGTLAALFPGRVDLGLGRAPGTDMRTARALRRDLEAGAHTFPNDILELQRLFGPVEDGQQILAMPGVNSNVPIWLLGSSLYSAHLAAALGLPYAFASHFAPDALMDAIAIYRERFQPSAQLEKPYVMAGIMGVVADTDAEAKYHFTSAQLQFINLRRNTRGYFPKPVESMDEHWTESERYNVEHTLQYAIVGSPKTAERDLADFIRVTGIDELIISMPISDVDARLRSIELFAGLDTIVRKAA
- a CDS encoding YebC/PmpR family DNA-binding transcriptional regulator; translation: MAGHSQFKNIMHRKGKQDGIRSKMFSKLAREITVAAKAGLPDPTMNAALRLAIQNAKAQSMPKDNIDRAIKKASGADAETYDQVRYEGYGPGGIAVIVEALTDNRNRTASNVRSIFTKGGGALGETGSVSFSFDHVGEIVYPLSAGDADKMMEAAIEAGADDVETDEEGHYIYCAFESMNEVSKALEAQLGEASTVKAIWKPQNSVPVDEERAQSLMKMTDSLEDDDDVQNVYTNMDIPEEVMAKLSA
- a CDS encoding MBL fold metallo-hydrolase, which encodes MLRWLLSVMVAVGFVAAAAHAQEEKPRHFSQCQAIAGSLPGATFARFEPDADSAKLQLAAVTDEPVTITYLGHSTFYIQTPGGVTIATDYNGWYKPPVPPMVATMNHAHTTHYTLTPDPGIQHVLHGWSETPGEAIKHELMVGDTFIRNVTTDIRRWGTFEENGNSIFIFEVAGLCIGHLGHLHHELAEGHYAEIGRLDVLMVPVDGGLTMGKQSMSKVVQRLRSSVILPMHRRGPVIDDFLGMFGSEYDVFRSPEDTMQVSIRTLPKKPTIYVLKGV
- a CDS encoding TIGR00282 family metallophosphoesterase — translated: MRLLFLGDMVGRTGRQAVFDRLPGLISDFRLDFVIVNGENAAGGFGITEDILNSTIGAGADVMTTGNHVWDQREALIFADRHDQFLRPANYPAGTPGKGSGVYMARNGARVLVANIMGRVFMSPDLDDPFKAAEGILAACPLGEQADAIIFDFHAEATSEKQCFGHFVDGRASFVVGTHTHVPTADHQILNGGTAYLSDAGMCGDYDSSLGMEKEEPLNRFLSKVPRGRFEAASGPATICGVGVDISDRTGLAENIAPLRLGPRLKETVPEFWA
- a CDS encoding 5-formyltetrahydrofolate cyclo-ligase, producing MISKALKAQLRAERLAARDAIPTENRIEKSMLIADAGGEGIVFEPGQEISGFFPIRSEVDVRPLMQRLKDRGGRLSMPVVVNRHTIIFRELIAGAPLVKTGFGTSGPGPEARVVDPDVMLVPLSAYDRLGHRIGYGAGFYDRVISDLHARGKRPQLIGVAFDCQEIEVIPAEDHDVALDAILTESGLKVFGKELA
- a CDS encoding DUF1345 domain-containing protein codes for the protein MKAKRALGPFRHFMARPKLMVAVVFGVVVYWLFPARGLDIATRALIAWNAAIVLLLVLAGIAMRRATGESMRKHAQELDEGHYTVLIMAFVAATASLAAIVFELINLRDRSGGDAGLYIGLSGLTILTAWSFIHVIFTEHYAHEFYVDRDLKTADIQESQGLKFPGTREPDYLDFLYFTFTIGVANQTADIAIESRAMRVLVLIHSIISYFFNTIILALTINIAASLLQK